CTTTATTTAACTCCGGTTGGTATAACACGAATTGATATTACATAAAAAATAGATGCGAAACAAGTGACTTTTTCCTCAATTATCTCGGTGCGAAACCATACATAAAGACATACATACGTGATTATAGCAAAGAACACGAAATAACATGTCATGTAATTGTGTGAGGCGCCGCCCTGACTATTAGCATTGGCTATGACTCGCTGGGTTGGACGGAGACATCTTTCCTGAGCTTTTTTAAAGGAAAGTAAATGCGAATTCAAAGGATGCAGCACTTTTAGTCATCTGCACCTAGCAGAAACGTAAAGGGATGATTAACCTGAAGGCAACCTTTTCTAGTCACCCTTGCTCAACAGAAACGTACACGCATGGGCGATTGAATGCAACTATTTCAGTAAAAACTCCTGATGTGAGCTAGCGCTCTATGGGTTCCCAGGACTTATAAAAGCCGAACTAAATGAAGATATCGGAATGGCATAATAGTTAGTGGTTTATCCTTTCTCTCGTTGGTGGAAAAGTATCGAAAATAACGCAATAAGAACAATGAATACAACAAGTACAATGAACACAAAATCACTCAACTTTTATGAGCCGTATGAAATTGATGGTCAGAAGTATATTACTATGGCAAAAAAGGATGATCTTGGAGCATATGAGCCTGGCCTAACGCAAGAAGCATTCACAGCCAGAGACAAGTCGGATTATGCCGACATTACGCAAAAGCTAGAAAAATACGGCGTTTGCGTAATCCCAAACTTCATAGATCCCTCAAAGTGTGATGAAATACTGGAGGAAATCGACCCGCATTTCTATAGGTACAGCTCATGGCAGGGTTCGCCCTTTCCGAAGGAAACTACGGTCGTGACAAGGTCCGTACTCCACTCGCCCATCATCTTAAAGGATGTTGTATCCAACGGGTTGTTCTGTGACATGGCGAGCCATTTTCTAGACGAGCAAAATTACTTCATGACTGGAAATGTCATCAGAAAATGTTCTATTGGTATTCAACTCAACTCTGGTATTGTGTACAAGGTTGGGGCTGGCGCTGCAAACCAGGGCTATCACCGAGAAGATCACATCCACCATACTATCCATCAAGCATGTGAACGATTTCAATACGGAAAGGAAACATTATTCGGGGTAGGTGTTGCTTTCACAGATATGAACAAACTCAACGGGGCCACCCGTGTAATTGTTGGTTCCCACTTATGGGGTCCACACGATTCCTGCGGCAACTTCGATAAGAGGTTGGAATTTCATGTGGAGGCTGCAAAGGGCGAtgctgttttatttttgggcAGCCTCTACCATGCAGCCAGCGCGAATCAAACTTTGAAGGATAGAATTGctggatattttttcatgtcTCAGGGCCATttaaaacaagaagaaaacctTCACTTCGGAACagatcttgaatttttcaaggataTGTCGCTGAACAATTTGCAACTCTTGGGACTCAGGACTGGCGAGCCATATTGCGGGCATATAGACTACAAGAGCCCAGGACATCTTGCCAATCCTGGGCTGTTTGAGAATGAGAATGAGACTGAGAATGGATATTATGGGGAGACTATCAAAGTTACTTATAATGATAAGTGACTGAAAAGAAGTATAGTTTGTTAATATAAATGGAATAATAATTAGTTATGagaattgaatatttcaggaaaagttgaaaatagttagaaaaaataaaagaaagagattcattataagaaagaagagtaatgatattatatatGGTAGCGTCCGTATGGATATATGAAAACattatggttttttttaaggTGGCATTAAGGGTGAGATGAATTGTCAGTTGGCCAGATGATGGTAATATTTATGTTCTGGGTATGATTATGGTCATGTTCAATATTTTATGGCAGGTATTGCTGTGGAGTGGAAGTTGCAGtgttatattctatagtgcccgtgtgcgtatgtaATCACGTTATAGTATAACGCATGGagtgatgatattgaaggTACAGGGACCTAAAGCTTGGATTGAAGTGGTAATCATTTATGTTCCTGTGACGGGTGAATACCATGCAGAGGATATATAAGAGGAAAGTAGAGGGCACGGGGGTGAcgtgatggtggtgatgcGATGGTGATTGTATGTTGTTCATGTTAGCAATGGCATTATGCAGAAGCTGATATATGGTCAAGGTGTTACAGTATGGAAGTATTGAGTGCAGTTGTATGGTCCACAAGGATGTGTGATTGATTATGGATAGTAGATGTGACAGAAAACAGGGTATGAATTACTGAGGTGAGTGCCATATATAGTGATGAGAAGTGGTGTAGCAGTATTCTGTAGTGTCCGTGTGAGTATGTGCTGGATACGATATCTAttggccagtaaaatcttgtgacatttgttgggattcatttttgataagattaataatgttatgtagatagaatatactagaagttctcctcatggacTTAGGAATtcacgaaagggaatcgacaattttacataatattattcttatttcttccttcattttatgcgtcgttattcattgatcctattgcattatcaatccttgcatTTCAGCTTTCACTGATCTGATAACtcttgtcatcttcttaacaccgtatatgataatcttctatttACGTGATCGAACGCATCAATCAGCTGaactagtaattgatggatagttgattattgtttcaaGATGATACAAGAGTAAAAGTATGaggtgaaagaaaagtgcAATTGATTGACAGAGCGGATATTGTAGGATGACACAGTGGCACATGATATATAGATGATCGGTTGGCGGCGGTATTACATAATAACATCCGTATGAGTATATATCCTACCATGTCTGCTCTCTACAttgctttttcattcaaaattattggtTTTCCTAGCATCCCGcgcatttctttttctcgaagaaagcggaaaaaaacaaaaaaaaaaaaagtataaatAGTGGAGTCTTTTCCCATTTAACATTTAGTGAAAACTTCGACtagaaattttttgccgAACATTTAACCGGAGAACCTTGGTGGCTTTTTTGATCAGTTTCGTGGGCTCGTACATTTTACTTAGTATGCTgggaattttttcttctgtatTCTATTCTATTCCTTGCCTTACTTTTCCTATTAtttcttatttatataactaagttcaaaaaactttctAGCTGTCATAAACGCATTTCGTTTATAACAAACTAAAAGAAGTAAATATTTTCAGTGCAATTGGTAACAACCCAGAATACGTAAAAGCAATGGCCGCTATTAAAGACTACAAGACTGCACTGGAATTTACCAGGAGCCTACCGAGACTGGATGGTTTGTCTGTGCAGGAATTGATGGACTCCAAGATCAGAGGTGGGCTGACGTATAAcgattttttgatcttaCCAGGTTTAGTCGATTTTGCGTCCTCCGAAGTTAGCCTACAGACCAAGCTGACCAGGAATATCACTTTAAACATTCCATTGGTTTCTTCTCCAATGGACACTGTGACAGAATCGGAAATGGCCATCTTTATGGCTCTGTCGGGTGGTATCGGTTTCATTCACCATAACTGTACCCCCGAGGACCAAGCTGACATGGTCAGAAGAGTCAAGAACTATGAAAATGGGTTTATTAACAACCCTATAGTGATTTCTCCAACAACCACCGTTGGTGAAGCTAAGAGCATGAAGGAAAAGTATGGATTTGCAGGCTTCCCTGTCACGGAAGATGGCAAGGGAAATGCAAAGTTGGTGGGTGTCATCACTTCTCGTGATATACAATTCGTTGAGGACAACTCTTTACTCGTTCAGAATGTCATGACTGAAAACCCTGTTACCGGTGCACAAGGTATCACATTATCAGAAGGTAACGAAattctaaagaaaatcaaaaagggTAGGCTATTGATTGTTGATGACAAGGGTAACTTAGTTTCTATGCTTTCCAGAACtgatttaatgaaaaatcaaaactacCCATTAGCGTCCAAAGCTGCCAACACCAAGCAATTGCTATGTGGTGCTTCCATTGGTACTATGGACGGTGATAGAGAAAGACTAAGATTATTGGTGAAAGCCGGCTTGGATGTCGTCGTATTGGATTCATCCCAAGGCAACTCTGTTTTCCAATTGAACATGCTCAAGTGGGTCAAAGAGAGTTTCCCAGGTCTGGAAGTCATCGCTGGTAACGTAGTCACCAGGGAACAAGCCGCCAATTTGATTGCTGCCGGTGCGGACGGTTTGAGAATTGGT
The nucleotide sequence above comes from Saccharomyces kudriavzevii IFO 1802 strain IFO1802 genome assembly, chromosome: 9. Encoded proteins:
- the SKDI09G2100 gene encoding phytanoyl-CoA dioxygenase family protein, whose protein sequence is MNTTSTMNTKSLNFYEPYEIDGQKYITMAKKDDLGAYEPGLTQEAFTARDKSDYADITQKLEKYGVCVIPNFIDPSKCDEILEEIDPHFYRYSSWQGSPFPKETTVVTRSVLHSPIILKDVVSNGLFCDMASHFLDEQNYFMTGNVIRKCSIGIQLNSGIVYKVGAGAANQGYHREDHIHHTIHQACERFQYGKETLFGVGVAFTDMNKLNGATRVIVGSHLWGPHDSCGNFDKRLEFHVEAAKGDAVLFLGSLYHAASANQTLKDRIAGYFFMSQGHLKQEENLHFGTDLEFFKDMSLNNLQLLGLRTGEPYCGHIDYKSPGHLANPGLFENENETENGYYGETIKVTYNDK
- the SKDI09G2110 gene encoding IMP dehydrogenase — its product is MAAIKDYKTALEFTRSLPRLDGLSVQELMDSKIRGGLTYNDFLILPGLVDFASSEVSLQTKLTRNITLNIPLVSSPMDTVTESEMAIFMALSGGIGFIHHNCTPEDQADMVRRVKNYENGFINNPIVISPTTTVGEAKSMKEKYGFAGFPVTEDGKGNAKLVGVITSRDIQFVEDNSLLVQNVMTENPVTGAQGITLSEGNEILKKIKKGRLLIVDDKGNLVSMLSRTDLMKNQNYPLASKAANTKQLLCGASIGTMDGDRERLRLLVKAGLDVVVLDSSQGNSVFQLNMLKWVKESFPGLEVIAGNVVTREQAANLIAAGADGLRIGMGTGSICITQEVMACGRPQGTAVYNVCEFANQFGVPCMADGGVQNIGHITKALALGSSTVMMGGMLAGTTESPGEYFYQDGKRLKAYRGMGSIDAMQKTGTKGNASTSRYFSESDSVLVAQGVSGAVVDKGSIKKFIPYLYNGLQHSCQDIGCKSLTLLKENVQSGRVRFEFRTASAQLEGGVHNLHSYEKRLHN